The stretch of DNA AAAAGAGTATAATGAAGTAACAAAAGGATATTTAGATCCAACTATTGGTGATGTAGTGAATGCTTGGGGGTTTGGGGCTAAAGAAAAATTAGCACAAATTGATTCCGTTAAAATCGATTCTTTAATGCGTTTTGTAGGTATTCAAAACCTCAAAATTGAAAATAATCAATTAATTAAAAAATATCCAGAGACTTATTTAGAATTTAATGCTTTTGCAAAAGGTTATGCTTTGGATATTGTAGCTCGAATTTTAAATCAGCATGAAGTACAAAATTATTTAATTGAAATAGGAGGAGAGATTCGTTGTAAAGGAACTAACACAAAAGGAAAACATTGGTTGGTAGGTATAGATAAGCCTGTTGAGAATACAATTCATGGGGAGTTATCTGCTAAAGCTACTCTTTTCAATCAAAGTATGGCGACTTCAGGGAATTACCGTAAGTATTATGAGGATGAAATGGGAAATAAATATGTTCATACCATAGATCCACATACAGGATACCCAGCTCGTTCTAATTTATTGAGTGCTGTGGTTATTGCTGAAGATTGTATGACAGCAGATGCTTATGCAACCGCTTTTATGGCTATGGGAATGGAGAAAGTTCAATTGTTTTTATCTGAAAACCCTACCATTCAGAGTATGTTATTGTACGCAGATAAACAAGGGGGGATTAAAATATGGACTACTAAAGATTTTCCAATGGTTAAATAATAAGAAATATATTTTATGTCAAAAATAAAAGAAGTTAAATGGAATCGTGTTGCTGAAGCATTAGAAGAACATTCTTTCTTTAAAAAATATCCATCATTAGAAGTTCGAAAACAATTTAGTCTTCAAACGGATACAGAATTAATTGCTCGTTTTTCTTTTTTACAAGAAGGAAAACCAATAGTTATTCAAGGTAAAACAATTGTAGAGTTAAAACTAGCACTAGGTAATCCCTTGATTGAATCAGAATTGGTAAAGCAAATTATAGAAATATTACAAGAAGAAATGATGTAAAAAAAATTAAGAAGGCGGTATTAAGAATTTTTATAAGTCTTATCATGTAGTCTAACTACCAGCCACCACTGGCACCACCACCTCCAAAGCTTCCGCCACCACCAAAACCTCCGAAGCCTCCGCTACCACCACCGAAGCCACCAGAACCTCCCCAAGAGCTTCTTCCGGATCCTGTTAGAATAATATCAATTGGGCTTACAGGTCTTCTATAACGTCTTCCTCCATTGCCTCCTCGGCCACCTCCATCTTTACCTCCAAATCGAGAAATAATAATGATTAAAATAAAGATGATTAAAAAGATTACAATAGGGGAGATGGTAATATCTTCTTGTTGTTTAGGACGATCATTGTATTTTCCCTGGAGAACTTGGAAAATAGCATCGGTACCTTTGTCTAAGCCTCCATAGAAATTATTTTGCTTAAAATAAGGTGTAATGTCATTAGAAATGATTTGTTTAGCACGAGTTGCGGTTAAATAAATATTGGTTCCATAACCATTTTGAATGGCAATTTTACGATCCCCTTTACTAACTAAAATAACAATCCCGTTATCTTTTTCTTTTTCCCCAATTTTCCAATCTTCCCCAATTTGAGCTGCTACCATGTTTTCATTGGCACCTTCTAAGCTATTAAGGGTTACAATTAAGATTTCAGTAGAGGTGTTATTAAAATGATTAATCAATTTAGTATTCAATAATTGTTCTTCACGATCAGTTAATAAATTAGCGTAATCATTAACAGGATAAATTTTCCCTTCAGGCTTTTTAGGAACTTGTCCAAAAGCGATAAAGAAACTAAAAAGAAATAAGAGTATATAATTAGCCTTTACTAATTTCATCGGGAAGTTCATTAATATCATCTTTTTGATAAGGAAAGTAATGTTGTAAAGATTCTCCTGCCATTTGAATCCCTTTAATCAAACCTTCAGCGTAACGTTCTTTTTTAAAATGTAAGATGATTTGATCTTTGATATCATTCCAAAAATTTAAAGGAACTTTTTTATCAATACCTTCATCTCCAATTACAGAAAAAGTTTTGTTTTTAACGGATACATGAAACAAGATACCGTTTTGATCTTTCGTTTCATTCATTTTGAGTAAGTAGAAAACTTCTTGAGCACGTTCTATTTGTCCACCATCAATATCTTGATCAATGTGAACGCGAATTTCACCTGAAGTTAATTTTTCAGCTTGTTGAATAGCTTGAACAATTTGTTTTTCTTCTTCTGTGCTTAAGAAGTTTTCTACAACGCTCATATTATATCTTGTAAGATATTAAAATTCAACTTTAGGGGCTTTCTCAGATCCTTGTTCTGCTTTGAAATAACCCATTTCAAGAAAGTTGGTAAAGTTGGCCACTATATTTTGTGGAGCTTTTTTAATATACGTATTGTATTCTTGAACTTTTGTGTTAAATTTTTGTCTTTCAAACTTAATTTCGTTTTCAACACTACTTAATTCAGCTTGTAAAGCCATGAAATTTTCATTTGCCTTCAAATCTGGATAAGCTTCAAAAGTGGCTAATAATTTTGATAATGAAGAACTTAAACCTGATTGAGCACTTTGGAAAGCTGCAATGTTTTCAGGAGTTAAATTTGAAGCATCAATATTAATCTTGGTAGCATTAGCACGGGCTTCAATTACTTCGGTAAGGGTTCCTTTTTCGTGTTCAGCATATCCTTTTACCGTATTAACCAAATTAGGTACTAAATCAGCTCTTTTTTGGTAGGCAGACTCAACATTAGCCCATTGTGATGTAGCAGGTTCTTTTAAACCAACCATATTGTTGTAAATTCCTACTCCCCACATGATTGCAGCTAGAGCAAGTCCTACAATTGCTAAAACGGAAATACATCCAATTTTTTTCATAATTTTTAATTCTAATAATTTATTGATACAAATATACGGTTTTTATTAAGTATGAAGTAGTAAGTATGAAGTATTGCAAATCAAAGATTGATAAAAAGGAGTAGAAAATACTTAAAAGTGAATAACAAAAGGTGAAAAGCTTGAATAGTCTTATTAATTTGTTGTAGACTGTATTCAAAACTTATTCATCACATATGATTCATATTTCCTTTAACTCAAAACCAATAACTTTTAATTAATGTCCCAATTTTTTCTTTAAATCAGCCATTTGTATAGCTGCAATAGCACATTCAACACCTTTGTTTCCATGTTTTCCTCCCGAACGATCTATAGCTTGTTGTTCTGTATGATCGGTTAGAAGACAAAAAATAGCAGGAGTGTCGGTTAGAATATTAATGTCTTTAATTCCTTGAGAAACAGCTTCGCAAACAAAGTCAAAATGCTTAGTTTCACCTTGTATTACACTTCCGATAGCTAAAACAGCATCTACATTTTGTGTCTTAGCCATTTGATTACTTCCATAAATTAATTCATAACTACCTGGAACATGCCAAATCGTAATGTTTTCGTCCTTAGCACCGTTTTCTTTGAATGCTTGTATAGCTCCTTTTAATAAGTTGCCTGTAATGTGCTGATTCCACTCTGAAACAACAATGCCGAATCGTAAAGAATCGGCATTTGGTACGTTTTGGCTGTTGTATTCAGATAAATTTTTATTTACTGTAGCCATAATTTATTTTTATTTTGCGCGTGCAATGTATTTATCAATATCAGTAGCATAATTAGATTCTCCATATTGCTCTTTTATTTGAGTGAAGAATTTTAATGCTTGATCTTTTTTATTAAGGGTTAAAGCTAATTTTCCAGCTTTTAACAGATACATAGGTGTTGTAAACTCATTATCACGAGCATTTGCTGCATTTTGATAATATTCTAACGCTTTCTCATATTCAGCAGTTTGTACTAAACAATCTCCTTGCATACCAATTTTCATTGCAGCCAAGATTTCATCATTGGCATCAAATGCATTTAAATTATCAAAAGCTTTTGAGTAATCTCCTTGTTTATAATTTGCAACTGCAGCATAATAATTTGCTAAATTCCCAGCATTAGTTCCACTGTATTTTTCTTTAATCTCATTCAACCCGATATAACCACCACTTTGCCCATCTAAAGCAAGGTTTAATGAATCTTTATCTAGTTCTACTTTAGCATTATATAAATCTTTAGTAGCAACTTGGTTTTGAGGTTCTTGATATAGTTTTACATAAGCGAAATAAGCTAAAACAATAGCTAATAATACACCAAATACTATAGAGATAGGCTTTGCATTTTTTTCTAAAAACTGTTCTGATTCTATTGCAGATTGATCTAAGCTTTCAAAAACTTCTTTTGTTGTACTTTCTTCAATTGCTTTTTTATTGTATTTCTTTTTCGCCATAACTAAACGATTGTTATCTATAAATTTCGAGCAAAAATAAAGAAATTATCTTACATAATAAAAGTTATTTTTACCTTTGTTGGAATATGTTTCTGAAATCACTTAATATCGTCAACTTTAAAAATTTTGAATCATCTGATTTTATCTTTTCTGATAAAATTAATTGTTTAGTAGGAGAGAATGGAGTAGGAAAAACCAATGTGTTGGATGCTATTCATTACTTAAGTTTTTGTAAAAGTTATTTTAATTTAGTTGATTCTCAAAATATTAATCATGATGCTTCCTTTTTTATGTTGGAAGGAGTTTTTGATAAAAATGAACGAAAAGAAGAAGTGTATTGTGGTTTGAAACGAGGGCAAAAGAAGATTGTTAAGAAAAATAATAAAGCATATTCAAGACTTTCAGATCATATAGGGCAGTACCCTTTGGTCATTATTTCACCTTATGATAGAGACCTTATTACAGATGGAAGTGATGTGAGACGAAAGTTTATGGATAATGTGATAGGACAATCGGATAAGAATTACTTAGCGACTTTAATAGCTTATAACCGTATACTTTCACAACGAAATGCATTATTGAAATATTTTGCGCAAAATGGTCGTTTTGATGCTACATCATTAGCTGTTTATGATGAACAATTAATCGAATATGGAACTCAAATTCATGAAAAGAGGAAAGCATTCGTGAGGGAATTTTTACCTGTGTTTTTAAAACATCATCAAACAATTTCAAAAGGGAAAGAAGAAGTTGAGATTGTATATGAATCGCATTTGAATGAGAAAGTGTTTACAGAGGTTTTAAGAGATGGTTTAGCAAAAGATAAAGTATTGCAATACACTTCGGTAGGAATCCATCGTGATGATTTGAGTTTTTTGATCAAAACATTCCCTGTGAAAAAGTTTGGTTCACAAGGACAACAAAAATCATTTACTATTGCATTAAAATTAGCACAATTTGATTTTATTAAGGAGCATTTAGGAGTAAAACCTATTTTATTGTTAGATGATGTTTTTGATAAGTTAGATGAAAATCGAGTATCACAATTGGTTTTTATGGTAAATGAAGATCATTTTGGACAAATTTTTATTTCCGATACACATCCTGAAAGAATGAAAGAAATTGTAGATCGAATTCATGGAGAACATAAAATTTTTCAATTAAAATGAGTGATGCAAAACCATTAAAAGGTGTTTTTGATGCTATGATCGAGCGTTATAAAATGAAAGATCATTTTAAAGTAGAGCAAATTAAATCACTTTGGGAAGAAACGGTAGGAGCTTATATAGCTAATTATACAGAGAAGTTGGTGATTAAAAAACACATTTTGTATGTGAAATTAAAATCACCTGAGTTACGAAATGAATTACAGTATGCTAAAACCAAATTAATTAAGAGTCTTAACCATAAAATAGGAGAAGATTATATAAAAGATATAAAATTTGGATAAAAGTTTCTTATGATTCAATTAGTTTGATGATTTCTGGGGCAAAAGGTGTTACATTAGAAGGAAAATATTGAATCCATTCTCCATTTTCATCAATAAAAAATTTATTAAAATTCCAATTGACTTCTACATCTGCTTTACCGTTTAATTTTCGATTGGTTAACCATTTGTAAACAAGATTTTTATTTGATCCTTTAACATCAATTTTAGTCATCATTGGAAAAGTAACGCCATAGTTTTCTTGACAAAACTGTTGAATTTCTAAGTTAGAACCGGGTTCTTGTCCTCCAAAATTATTAGAAGGAAAACCAATAATGATAAAATTATGGTCCTTATATTGATCATATAGTTTTTGTAATGCTGCATATTGTTTGGTGTATCCACATTTTGAAGCTGTATTAACAATTAATACTTTTTTACCTTTTAATAGATCAAAAGAAAATAAAGTATCATGAATATCATTTGTTTTTAAGTCATAAAATGAGCTTGGTTGAGTTTGAGTTATTTTGGAAGAGGAATTATTTGAAACAGGAGTATTATTTTTTTTACAAGAAAAAATGATACTACAAATAATTAATAGAGTTAATATTTTGTTCATTTGATATTGATTTTCAATCAAAAATAGGGATTTTAATTTATAATTATTTATTATTTTCGATGTATAAAATGAAAAATCATGAATTTAATTATAGAGGGAGCAGTCAGTACAAAAGAAAATAAACAAACAATATTAAATTTATTAAAGCATGCAGCAACTTGGTTAAAAGACGATGGTGTAGATCATTGGCGTGTTTGGTTAAATCCTACAGAAGAACGATTAAATTGGATGGAAGAAGGGTTGAATAAAGGACAATTTTATTTATTGTATACTACGGAGAAGGATTTAATTGGAATGTACCGCTTAATGTATGAAGATGAATTGTATTGGGGGAAAACAGAAGATAAAGCAGCTTATGTACATTCTTTAGTAGTTAAAAATAATTTTAAGGGACAAGGAGTAGGAACAAAAGTTTTAGAAAGAATTGAAAAGGATTTAATAAATAAAAACTTTGATTTTTTTAGGTTAGATTGTAATGGAGAAAACACAAAACTTTGTGCTTACTATGAAAAGGCAGGATTTAAAAAGGTAGGAGAAATTAAAATGCCTCATTCACTTAATTTTTTGTATGAAAAGAAATTGAATTGATAGGAGATTTTTATCTTTGCAGTATGAAATACAGAAGACTAGCAAAAGAACAATTAGAAGCTTTACATGAAGATTTTTCTAAGTTTTTAGCATTACAACAAATTGATGCCAAAGAATGGACTGATTTAAAGGAAAATCAGCCTGAAGTTGCTGAACAAGAAATTGATGTGTTTAGTGATTTAGTTTGGGAAAAAATTTTAAATAAGGTTGAATATTTGGAGCATATTTCTCCTAATGTATTGAATTTGTTTAAATGTAATGAAACCAATATTGAGCGAATTGTTATAGAATCGGAGATTAAAGATTTTTCTTCTCAAGAAAATATTCAATGGATTTTGGATAATTTACATGAAGATAAAATTCAAATAATGAAAGGAGCAAAAAACTATACTAAGGAACGAAATGCTGAACTTTTTGATTTAATTGAAAAGGGAGCAGAATTTTCAAAAGGAGAATTGTTTGAAGCGATACTTTCGAACGGATAATATACGTTAAAGAGTTACTTAAATAAAAAAAGCCATCCTGAATTTATTTCGGGATGGCTTTATATTTTAAATAAAAGAAGTTATTAAATATTACTTAATAAATCTTGTAATTTTTCTTTTTCTTGAGTTGCTAAGTCAGCATCTACTAAAATACGACCACTATGCTCATCAATCACAATTTTTTTACGTTGTGCGATTTCCATTTGCATTTGTGGAGGAATGGTAAAATAAGAACCAGATGATGCTCCTCTTTCAACAGGAACAACAGCTAAACCATTTTTTACTTTTGATCTGATTCGTTTATAAGCTGTTAGTAAACGATCTTCAATATTCTTTGAATACTCAGCTGATTTTGAATTTAAGAAATCTTCCTCTTTCTTCGTTTCAGCAATTAAAGAGTCTAACTCACCTTTTTTGTGTTTTAAATGCTCTTTTAAACTGGTTAATTTTTCATCAGCAGAAGCAATAGTCTCTTTGTATTGTTCAGTTTTAGCTTTAAATTCTTTTATTCTTTTATTAGCTAATTGAATTTCTAGACCTTGGTACTCAATTTCTTTTGTCAAAGCATCAAATTCACGATTGTTTCGTACATTTTCTTGTTGCTTTTCGTATTTTTTTATTTGAGCTTCAGAAGTTTTAATTTCTTCTTTTTTAGTTTTTATTCGTGTGTCAAAATCTTTGATTTTATCTGTAAGACCTGAAATACGTGTTTCAATTCCTGCTATTTCATCTTCTAAATCTTCAACTTCTAAAGGTAATTCACCACGGGTAAATTTAATTTCATCAATTCTTGAATCGATTAATTGTAAATCGAATAATGCTCTTAGTTTATCTTCTACAGTTAATTCTTGTTGTTTCTTAGCCATATTTAATAATAATTGACAGGATTAGTATTTACCTCAGATAAGGCGAATGCAAAATTAGTAAATTTTTTTGTAAGGACATCATATAAAAGTGATTTTATGAATTGTTCACTTTCATAATGTCCAATATCACAAATTAAAATTTGATTTTCAGAACTAAAGAATTCATGATATTTAAAATCTCCTGAGATGTAAGCATCTGCTTCAACCCGTTTAGCTTGTTCCAATCCAAAGCTACCAGAGCCACCTAAAACAGCTATTTTTTGTATGGTTTTTCCTGTTAATTTAGAATGTCGAATACAATCTGTAGGTAATTTTTCTTTTACAAAGGCTAAAAACTCGTGTTCATCCATAGGTTTAGGTAAATTACCATACATACCAATCCCAATATGTTGGTTAATATTATCTAATGATGTGATTTCATAGGCAACTTCTTCATAAGGATGTACTTTTTTTAAAGTTGAAACAATACGATGTTCTAAATACCATGGAAAAGTCATGTTGACAGCTGTTTCTTTTTCAAAGTGGAGCATTTCTTTTTTTCCTAAAGTAGGATTACTCTCTTTATTTCCTTTAAAACTTCCCATTCCTTCAATGTTGAAGCTACAATGATCATAATTGCCAATAGAACCAGCTCCAATAGAGAATAAAGCATCTCGTACTTTTTCAGTTGAATCAATAGGAACATAGAAAGTGAGTTTTTTAATTGTATTTTCTTTAGGAATCAATATTTTAATATCAGAAAGGTCTAAAATATCACATAATTTTTTATTGCTTCCCTGCCATGCAAAATCGAGATTGGTATGAATAGCATAGATAGAAATATCATGTTTGATAGCCTTTAAAACTACACGTTCTACATAATTTTTTCCTGTAATACGTTTTAATCCTTTAAAAATGATAGGATGGAAGGTTATAATAAGGTTTGCTTTTTTTTGAATAGCCTCTTCTACAACTTCCTCAGTACAATCTAATGTTAACAAGGCTTTAGAAACGGTTTGTTTACTATTCCCTATTAGTAATCCTACATTGTCAAAACTTTCAGCGTAGGGTTGGGGAGCAATTTCTTCTAAAGCGTTCGCAATATCTTGTACGGTCATATGATTATTTTTTATCAAAGATACTAAAGAAAAAAAGAGACTGAAAAAAATTTCCAATCTCTTTTTAAGTAATATAGAAAAGTGAAATGTAATTACTTAATTGACCATACTGAGTAACTTTTAGGGGGGGTCTGAATTTTTACCCATCCATTTCCTTGTGTTGTTGGTTGCCAGTTTGAGTGTCCGGTATAATCTTTTATTATAGTGTTATTCCAATTGGTTTGAATCCATCTTTCTTGCCAATAATCAGCATTGTTGATATAAATGATTAACCCTGCTTTTTCAGCATGACCGTTTCTTTTTGCAATGTATTCATCATGATCAGTCCATAAGTTTGTTGTAGATCCTGCTGCTAAATTATTATGGATCCAAATAAGGTTGTTTAAACGTTCTTTATCAAGCCATTCTTCATAGTCTTGATAGAAGATAGTAGGATAACCTTCATGAGTTAAAATATAGGCATAAGCTAACATTTTATTCCAAATTTCATCTGTGTCATGATTGGTCACAAATGTTACAGCTTTAAAAGGGTTTCGTTTTAAGAGCATGTCGTTGTTTAGTTTTGTAAGATCATTATTATCAAATGCAGCATCCATAGCATAATAACAAGCAAAATCAAAAGCAGTAGAATTGGCTGCATTTGCCCATGATTCTAGCGTACTGGCATTACCATCCCATAATTCTCCTACTGAGAAACCACCATTGTGATTAAGCCATTCTTTTACAACCCAAGGTTCAAATCCTTTTACAAAGTCAAAACGCCATCCGTCAAAACCGATATCATTCATATAAAATTTTGCAACCGATTCATCAGAACGCCATAACCAGTCTTGAACATAACTTTTATGATGACATAAATCTGGGAATCCTCCAAAAACACCCGTATCATTTGAATGAGAATCATTTGGATGAAAATCATATTGTGTACGTGTGAATTTACCTGAAGCAATTTCAGTAAAATCAGTCCATGTTTTAGTACCTGTAAAAATATTATCTTCTTGTTTATCTGCTCCAGAATTATGATTTATAACAATGTCTGCAATAACAGCAATATTATGATTATGAGCATTGGCAACTAAGTTTCGTAATTCGTCTTCTGAGCCAAAGCGGGTTTCGGTAGAACCCTTTTGATCATATTTTCCTAAATCGAAGTAATCATAAGGATCATATCCCATAGAAGTAGCTCCATTCATAGCTTTTGAAGCGGGAGGGAGCCAAATCGCATCGATACCAGCTTGTTCCCAATCTCCAATTTTTTGAGAGACTGTATTCCACCAATTTCCACCAGCAGGGACATCCCAATAGAAAGCTTGCATCATAACCTTACTACCAGTATTCAAGATCGTTCTTGAACTTTTAGTAGGTGCTATAGCTGTTGATTCAGTTGTTATTTCGTTTGTATCATCATTACAATTAGTTGTTATGATACTGAGTAAAATAGAAAAAGTAAGTAAGTTTATTCTTTTCATTGTGAAATTTTTGTTAAAGATATGAAAAAAATACATAATTATGTATGTAGTATTTGATAATTATGTTTATTAGTGAATTTGTAAATACTTTACTATTTTAGCAACCTATGTTATTAAAAAAGTTAAGGTTAATATTATTCCCATTATCGATATTGTATGGATGCATAATGTATTTTAGGAATTTGTTATATGATAAGGGGATATTTAAATCGACTTCTTTTGGTATTCCAATCATCTGTATAGGAAACTTGAGTGTGGGAGGTACTGGAAAAACACCGCATACAGAATATTTGGTACGTTTATTAAAAAGAAATTATCATATTGCTATATTAAGTAGGGGTTATGGTAGAAAGAGTAAAGGGTATATTTTGAGTAACGAAGAAGCTACTGCTGAAACATTGGGAGATGAACCTTTACAATTTTATTCAAAATTTGGAGAAGAAATAATCGTAGCTGTTGATGAGAATAGAGTAGAAGGGGTACAAAATTTAATTCGAGATGTAAATCCAGAGATTGTTTTGTTGGATGATGCTTTTCAACATCGCGCTATTAAGGCAGGTTTTTATATTCTTTTAACACCTTATGAAGATTTATTTACGGATGATTACATTTTACCTGCAGGTAATTTGCGAGAGTCTAGAAAAGGGGTGGAACGAGCTAATATTGTAGTAGTGACAAAATGTCCGAATGAATTAAATTTAAAAAATAAAAATATAATAATCAGTAATATAAATAGTTTATCTAAAGTAAAAGTTTATTTCTCTTCTGTTGAGTATGATAATAAAATTTATGGTGTTGATGAATTGGATTTAGAATCTATTTATGGTCAAAAAATAGTAATGGTGACAGGGATAGCTAATCCAAAACCTATGGTTGAGTACTTAAAAGATAAAGTTCAAATTGAAGAACATTTGGCTTTTTCAGATCACTATAATTTTACTGAAAAAGAGGTATCTTTGATTAAAGAAAAAGCAAAAGATAAACTAATTCTTACAACTGAAAAAGATTATATGAGGTTACAACAATTTGAGTTCTTAAGAGAAAATTTATATTATTTGCCAATTCAGATTAGGATGGATAAACCGAATGAATTTAATCAAGAAATACAACAATTTATCAATCGTTTTTAATATCGTAGATGCCTGCTTGCCTGAAAGCTTTTTTAGAAGCTTCTGTAACATCTCCTTCAAATCCTTTTTCATAACGAGTGTCCAACACATATGCTTTAATTTTAACATTAGTAGAAGGATTACTATGAAAATGATCAAAAAATAGAATGGTAATGGGTTTGTCTAAATTTAAAAAACGAGAAGTAGCTGCAGCTTCGTAAGCAATTTTTCTTACTTGTTCAACATTAATATTAATGGGCAACCATAAGTTGACGACAACCATACAGTCTAAAGCTCCAGCATTTGCATTTGAAATATTATCGCTAATGATAGTTGAATTAGGAATGGTAACCAAATTATCGTCTAATGTATTAATTTGAGTGTTTCTTAAACCAATATTGACTACTTCTCCGTAATTCCCTTTAATGTTGATGCGATCTCCAATTTGAAAAGGTTTGTCTAAAATAATTAAAATTCCTCCAAAAATATTTTTAAGAATATCTTGTAAGGCGAAACCTAATGCTATAGACAGTGAAGCCAAACCGGCATATACTTTTTCTGCTGTTGGTTCAAATAGTGTAAAAATAAGAGCATTAATACCGATAATCCATATTAAAATATTGATTACCGGTTGAGCACGAAGAATTTTTAAACGATGACGATTAAATTTATTAACCAATTTGTCAAATAACCAATCAACTGTTTTGATAGAACCCCAAATTAAAATTAAAACCACTATAACGGTTAAAATAATAGTAGGAGAAATAAAATCAGTAGCCTTGTCTAAGGCATCACTTACATTATTGGAAACATCTCCAACAGTTTCTTTTACTTGATCTTGAGCAAGAAAAAAGCTTGAAATAAATAAAAATATAGAGGATAATGGTGTTTTCATTGTTATTTAAAATTTCGGTTTAAAATACTGTGCATAAGACTCTTTAAATCGGAATGATATAAAAGATTAATAGTGATTTCTTTTTGATTTGAAATGAGAATTAAATTTTTCTCAAGTAAATTTTCAATAGAAAGACGGATGGACTTACTAGAGTTTCT from Flavobacteriaceae bacterium UJ101 encodes:
- a CDS encoding FAD:protein FMN transferase (Flavin transferase that catalyzes the transfer of the FMN moiety of FAD and its covalent binding to the hydroxyl group of a threonine residue in a target flavoprotein such as NqrB and NqrC, two subunits of the NQR complex; Belongs to the ApbE family.); the encoded protein is MNSKITFYFSLLTFYFLLFSFFSCTSSQSDWKLSQGEVFGTTYGIRYEAKEDFQEAFDSAFLAINQSMSTYDSSSLISKLNSGEKRVLDPMFVEVFTRAKEYNEVTKGYLDPTIGDVVNAWGFGAKEKLAQIDSVKIDSLMRFVGIQNLKIENNQLIKKYPETYLEFNAFAKGYALDIVARILNQHEVQNYLIEIGGEIRCKGTNTKGKHWLVGIDKPVENTIHGELSAKATLFNQSMATSGNYRKYYEDEMGNKYVHTIDPHTGYPARSNLLSAVVIAEDCMTADAYATAFMAMGMEKVQLFLSENPTIQSMLLYADKQGGIKIWTTKDFPMVK
- a CDS encoding UPF0603 protein YgcG (Belongs to the UPF0603 family.), giving the protein MNFPMKLVKANYILLFLFSFFIAFGQVPKKPEGKIYPVNDYANLLTDREEQLLNTKLINHFNNTSTEILIVTLNSLEGANENMVAAQIGEDWKIGEKEKDNGIVILVSKGDRKIAIQNGYGTNIYLTATRAKQIISNDITPYFKQNNFYGGLDKGTDAIFQVLQGKYNDRPKQQEDITISPIVIFLIIFILIIIISRFGGKDGGGRGGNGGRRYRRPVSPIDIILTGSGRSSWGGSGGFGGGSGGFGGFGGGGSFGGGGASGGW
- a CDS encoding protein LemA (Belongs to the LemA family.), whose translation is MKKIGCISVLAIVGLALAAIMWGVGIYNNMVGLKEPATSQWANVESAYQKRADLVPNLVNTVKGYAEHEKGTLTEVIEARANATKINIDASNLTPENIAAFQSAQSGLSSSLSKLLATFEAYPDLKANENFMALQAELSSVENEIKFERQKFNTKVQEYNTYIKKAPQNIVANFTNFLEMGYFKAEQGSEKAPKVEF
- the ribH|RIB4 gene encoding 6,7-dimethyl-8-ribityllumazine synthase (Catalyzes the formation of 6,7-dimethyl-8- ribityllumazine by condensation of 5-amino-6-(D- ribitylamino)uracil with 3,4-dihydroxy-2-butanone 4-phosphate. This is the penultimate step in the biosynthesis of riboflavin; Belongs to the DMRL synthase family.; KEGG: lan:Lacal_1866 6,7-dimethyl-8-ribityllumazine synthase) → MATVNKNLSEYNSQNVPNADSLRFGIVVSEWNQHITGNLLKGAIQAFKENGAKDENITIWHVPGSYELIYGSNQMAKTQNVDAVLAIGSVIQGETKHFDFVCEAVSQGIKDINILTDTPAIFCLLTDHTEQQAIDRSGGKHGNKGVECAIAAIQMADLKKKLGH
- a CDS encoding DNA replication and repair protein RecF (The RecF protein is involved in DNA metabolis; it is required for DNA replication and normal SOS inducibility. RecF binds preferentially to single-stranded, linear DNA. It also seems to bind ATP; Belongs to the RecF family.), producing MFLKSLNIVNFKNFESSDFIFSDKINCLVGENGVGKTNVLDAIHYLSFCKSYFNLVDSQNINHDASFFMLEGVFDKNERKEEVYCGLKRGQKKIVKKNNKAYSRLSDHIGQYPLVIISPYDRDLITDGSDVRRKFMDNVIGQSDKNYLATLIAYNRILSQRNALLKYFAQNGRFDATSLAVYDEQLIEYGTQIHEKRKAFVREFLPVFLKHHQTISKGKEEVEIVYESHLNEKVFTEVLRDGLAKDKVLQYTSVGIHRDDLSFLIKTFPVKKFGSQGQQKSFTIALKLAQFDFIKEHLGVKPILLLDDVFDKLDENRVSQLVFMVNEDHFGQIFISDTHPERMKEIVDRIHGEHKIFQLK
- a CDS encoding glutathione peroxidase (Belongs to the glutathione peroxidase family.; KEGG: cput:CONPUDRAFT_80431 glutathione peroxidase), producing the protein MIENQYQMNKILTLLIICSIIFSCKKNNTPVSNNSSSKITQTQPSSFYDLKTNDIHDTLFSFDLLKGKKVLIVNTASKCGYTKQYAALQKLYDQYKDHNFIIIGFPSNNFGGQEPGSNLEIQQFCQENYGVTFPMMTKIDVKGSNKNLVYKWLTNRKLNGKADVEVNWNFNKFFIDENGEWIQYFPSNVTPFAPEIIKLIES
- a CDS encoding protein-tyrosine-phosphatase (KEGG: sgu:SGLAU_19245 protein-tyrosine phosphatase); the encoded protein is MNLIIEGAVSTKENKQTILNLLKHAATWLKDDGVDHWRVWLNPTEERLNWMEEGLNKGQFYLLYTTEKDLIGMYRLMYEDELYWGKTEDKAAYVHSLVVKNNFKGQGVGTKVLERIEKDLINKNFDFFRLDCNGENTKLCAYYEKAGFKKVGEIKMPHSLNFLYEKKLN